A stretch of the Theropithecus gelada isolate Dixy chromosome 7a, Tgel_1.0, whole genome shotgun sequence genome encodes the following:
- the SPATA5L1 gene encoding spermatogenesis-associated protein 5-like protein 1 — MAPDSDPFPEGPLLKLLPLDARDRGTQRCRLGPAALHALGARLGSAVKISLPDGGSCLCTVWPRRDGANGFVQLDPLCASPGAAVGAPRSRRSLSLSHLLLVPCPPLRRVSVWPVLRELAGAPGAPNTAAVLEAAQELLRNRPVSLGHVVVAPPGAPGPVAALHIVGGTPSPDPAGLVTPHTRIGLGGEPPSEAQPQPEVPLGGLSEAADSLRELLHFPLRYPRALASLGLAVPRGVLLAGPPGVGKTQLVRAVAREAGAELLAVSAPALQGSRPGETEENVRRVFQRARELASRGPSLLFLDEVDALCPRRGGRAPESRVVAQVLTLLDGASGDREVVVVGATNRPDALDPALRRPGRFDREVVIGTPTLKQRKEILQAITSKMPISSHVDLGLLAEMTVGYVGADLTALCREAAMHALLHSEKNQDNPVIDETDFLEAFKNIQPSSFRSVIGLMDIKPVDWEQIGGLEDVKLKLKQSIEWPLKFPREFVRMGLMQPKGVLLYGPPGCAKTTLVRALATSCHCSFVSVSGADLFSPFVGDSEKVLSQIFRQARASTPAIVFLDEIDSILGARSASKTGCDVQERVLSVLLNELDGVGLKTIERRGSKSSQQEFQEVFNRSVMIVAATNRPDVLDTALLRPGRLDKIIYIPPPDHKGRLSILEVCTKNMPIGPDVSLENLAAETCFFSGADLRNLCTEAALLALQENGLDTTTVKQEHFLKSLKTVKPSLSRKDLALYENLFKKGGFSNLEGI, encoded by the exons ATGGCTCCGGACTCGGATCCCTTCCCGGAAGGGCCTCTCTTAAAGCTGCTACCCTTAGACGCTAGAGACCGGGGCACCCAGCGCTGCCGCCTGGGCCCGGCCGCCCTCCACGCCCTGGGCGCGCGCTTGGGCTCAGCAGTGAAGATCTCGCTACCCGACGGCGGCTCCTGCCTCTGCACTGTCTGGCCTCGGCGGGACGGAGCGAACGGCTTTGTGCAGCTGGACCCGCTGTGCGCGAGCCCCGGGGCGGCGGTCGGGGCGCCGAGATCCCGGAGGAGTCTCAGCCTGAGCCACCTCCTCCTAGTGCCCTGTCCGCCCCTGCGGCGCGTTTCCGTGTGGCCGGTGTTGCGAGAGCTGGCGGGCGCGCCTGGTGCCCCGAATACAGCCGCGGTGCTGGAGGCGGCGCAGGAGCTGCTGAGAAACCGACCGGTCTCCCTGGGCCACGTGGTGGTCGCTCCGCCGGGCGCTCCTGGCCCGGTGGCTGCCTTGCACATCGTCGGCGGAACGCCCAGTCCCGATCCCGCTGGGCTGGTCACCCCTCACACTCGCATCGGCCTTGGCGGGGAACCTCCGTCCGAAGCCCAGCCGCAGCCGGAGGTGCCCCTGGGAGGTCTTTCGGAGGCGGCCGACTCGCTGCGGGAGCTCCTCCACTTCCCGCTCCGCTACCCGCGCGCCCTGGCCTCGCTGGGCTTAGCGGTGCCCCGCGGGGTGCTCCTGGCGGGGCCCCCCGGAGTGGGCAAGACCCAGCTGGTGCGGGCCGTGGCGCGCGAGGCGGGCGCGGAGCTGCTGGCAGTCAGCGCCCCCGCGCTGCAGGGTTCCCGGCCTGGGGAGACCGAGGAGAACGTGCGGCGGGTCTTCCAGCGCGCCCGGGAGCTGGCCAGCCGCGGGCCCAGCCTCCTCTTCCTGGACGAGGTGGACGCTTTGTGTCCCCGGCGGGGCGGTCGAGCACCCGAGAGCCGCGTAGTGGCCCAGGTGTTGACGCTGCTGGACGGCGCAAGTGGGGACCGCGAGGTCGTGGTTGTGGGAGCCACCAACCGGCCGGACGCTCTAGATCCAGCGCTGCGTAGACCCGGGAGATTTGACCGAGAG GTGGTCATTGGGACTCCCACacttaaacaaagaaaagaaattctgcaaGCGATTACCTCAAAGATGCCCATCTCCAGTCATGTTGATTTGGGCCTTCTTGCAGAAATGACAGTTGGCTATGTTGGTGCCGACCTGACAGCACTCTGTAGGGAGGCTGCCATGCATGCTCTCCTTCATAGTGAGAAG AACCAGGACAATCCTGTGATTGATGAAACAGACTTCcttgaagcttttaaaaatattcaacctTCATCGTTTCGAAGCGTCATTGGATTGATGGATATCAAGCCTGTTGACTGGGAGCAGATTGGTGGCCTTGAAGATGTAAAACTGAAGTTAAAACAG AGCATTGAGTGGCCTCTGAAATTCCCTCGGGAATTTGTTAGGATGGGCCTGATGCAACCGAAGGGAGTTCTCCTCTATGGGCCCCCTGGATGTGCTAAAACCACTCTGGTGAGGGCCCTGGCCACAAGCTGTCACTGCTCTTTTGTTTCAGTGAGTGGAGCTGATCTATTTTCACCATTTGTTGGAGATTCAGAAAAAGTCTTATCTCAG ATATTTCGACAAGCAAGAGCAAGTACTCCAGCAATTGTGTTTTTGGATGAAattgattcaatcttgggagctCGCTCAGCCAGCAAGACAGGATGTGATGTTCAAGAACGAGTTCTTTCTGTTCTCCTGAATGAATTAGATGGTGTTGGACTTAAGACAATAGAGAGAAGAGGAAGTAAATCAAGTCAACAGG AGTTTCAAGAAGTTTTTAACCGAAGTGTCATGATTGTTGCAGCAACAAATAGACCTGATGTGTTAGATACTGCTTTGTTACGACCTGGAAGATTAGATAAGATCATCTATATTCCACCTCCAGATCACAAG gGCAGGCTTTCTATTTTAGAAGTCTGTACGAAAAACATGCCAATAGGTCCTGATGTCTCCTTAGAAAACCTAGCAGCAGAAACCTGTTTTTTTTCTGGAGCTGATCTTAGAAACCTCTGCACAGAA GCTGCTTTGCTGGCTCTGCAAGAAAATGGACTAGACACAACTACAGTGAAACAAGAGCACTTTCTAAAATCACTTAAGACTGTAAAACCATCGTTAAGTCGCAAGGACTTGGctttatatgaaaatttatttaagaaaggAGGATTTTCTAACTTGGAAGGTATTTAA